The following proteins are encoded in a genomic region of Hydra vulgaris chromosome 05, alternate assembly HydraT2T_AEP:
- the LOC105845745 gene encoding uncharacterized protein LOC105845745, with amino-acid sequence MSFLRQCDKFFCDENMNKETVSVKVLNWLSSSCDSGLDDQMIKDDLDDQSLSLLQNDIVVDVEQLNINNSKEVLSCKLSESIQNQINKLQGNLENVPWDIIDCDTLVQVEKTLFPIQRQFVAYVSGFFCNIVDRMDEKYHNTIVLKGFEEDEIRTVLTFIYNASQEDVTDMNVASLLQLAKQFKVKRILRMCEKHLLRSLTFNRVIAIQLAQQYKLDYVFLDSCQKLSQVDGFEDTAEFLSLNYSTQNIVMRYALKRFRKAHDIICNLDVYLCSYHGNDTKNNDCCFRSATYRTEDNHTFLVKLEKPQEKLLKFIEKVCNDNS; translated from the exons ATGAGTTTTCTTCGGCAGtgtgacaaatttttttgcgacgaaaatatgaataaagaaacAGTTTCGGTAAAAGTTCTTAACTGGCTTAGTAGTAGTTGTGATTCAGGGCTGGATGATCAGATGATCAAAGATGATCTAGATGATCAGAGTCTTTCTCTTTTACAAAATGATATAGTTGTTGATGTCGAacagttaaatataaacaattctAAAGAAGTTCTCTCATGTAAACTTTCAGAAAGTATTCAAAATCAGATTAACAAGTTGCAAGGTAATTTAGAAAATGTCCCATGGGACATAATTGATTGCGATACCTTGGTGCAGGTAGAAAAAACATTGTTTCCCATTCAACGCCAATTTGTTGCTTATGTGTCAGGATTTTTTTGCAACATAGTTGATCGAATGGATGAAAAGTACCATAATACTATTGTGTTAAAGGGATTTGAAGAAGATGAAATTCGCACAGTTCTTACGTTTATTTACAATGCTAGTCAAGAAGATGTGACGG ATATGAACGTGGCATCATTGTTACAACTTGCAAAGCAGTTTAAAGTCAAAAGAATACTGCGAATGTGCGAAAAACATTTACTTCGGTCGTTAACGTTTAACAGGGTTATTGCTATTCAGCTTGCACAACAGTATAAACTTGATTACGTTTTTCTAGATTCCTGTCAAAAGCTTAGTCAGGTTGATGGATTTGAAGACACGGCTGAGTTTCTATCACTCAATTATTCCACTCAAAACATTGTTATGAGGTATGCCTTGAAACGATTTCGAAAAGCCCAcgatataatttgcaatttggATGTTTATTTGTGCAGCTACCATGGCAATGACACTAAAAATAACGATTGTTGTTTCAGGTCTGCAACATATCGAACCGAAGACAACCACACTTTTCTTGTTAAATTAGAAAAACCTCaagaaaagttactaaaattcattgaaaaagtttgcaacgataattcataa
- the LOC136080366 gene encoding uncharacterized protein LOC136080366 codes for MIKIDNTVIFEPNAKSHEFNKFFTEIGPKLSIKILNTKALFSDFLLPLDECVCSDELSSDLSTEELEKAFESIKKNKSCGSDKINGNVIIDYFEQLKDVLFKVFRASIKQGIFPEQLKIAKVTPIYKEGDQSKITNYRPISVLSIFSKVIIKNYV; via the coding sequence ATGATTAAAATTGATAACACTGTTATATTTGAACCAAACGCAAAATcacatgaatttaataaattttttactgaaatagGTCCTAAATTATCAATTAAGATCCTTAATACCAAAGCCTTATTTAGTGACTTCTTATTACCATTGGATGAGTGCGTATGCTCTGATGAGTTGTCCTCTGATTTATCAACTGAAGAACTTGAAAAGGCATTCGAatctattaaaaagaataaatcatGTGGATCAGATAAAATAAACGGAAACGTGATTATAGATTATTTCGAGCAATTAAAAGATGttctctttaaagtttttagggCATCAATTAAACAAGGAATTTTTCCagagcaattaaaaatagctaaagtgaCTCCTATTTATAAAGAGGGCGATCAatctaaaataacaaactatCGCCCCATCTCTGTGCTTTCTATATTTTCGAAAGttattattaagaattatgTGTAA
- the LOC101241262 gene encoding uncharacterized protein LOC101241262 isoform X2 translates to MISLILLLTSLASIGHINCLTQCYLCDESTNCGSEKIDYCGGEQDTCYMMKFISLNGQNVTSAGCKTWSECGTPTGIRKMCFLRLKCEVNMCCMTDNCNYSDAKWIKLDKRLFSLVALVIAYLIRN, encoded by the exons atgatttctttaattCTTTTGTTGACATCCCTTGCATCGATCG gACATATCAACTGTTTAACGCAATGTTATCTTTGCGATGAGTCCACAAATTGTGGATCAGAAAAAATAGATTATTGCGGTGGGGAACAAGACACCTGTTACATGATGAAATTTat aagcTTAAACGGACAAAATGTTACATCTGCTGGGTGTAAAACATGGTCTGAATGCGGTACACCAACAGGAATACGTAAGATGTGCTTCTTGAGATTAAAATGTGAG GTTAATATGTGCTGCATGACTGATAATTGCAACTATTCTGATGCGAAATGGATAAAACTCGACAAACGCTTGTTTTCGCTTGTTGCTTTGGTTATTGCATATTTAATTCGTaattaa